The DNA sequence TATTTGCAGAGCGCATTCTCAAAACATTCGGGGTCTTGTCTTGAGTAGGTTTAAGAAGCTCTAATGGACAGTGGTGTGGTTTTCCAAGGTTGTTTTCATGGTTCAAAAAGGGATGGTTCAGGgttttcaggtgatagtgtgtgtgtgtgtgtgtgtgtgtgtgtgtgtgtgtgtgtgtgtgtgtgtgtgtgtgtgtgtgtgtgtgtgtgtgtgtgtgtgtgtgtatatatatatatatatatatatatatatatatatatatatatatatatatatatatatatatatatatatatatatatatatatatatatatatatatatatatatatatatatataattttttttaagtaagagtttgtagttttattttttttttatttagttttcaagTTTTCAAGTGATATTTTAAGTTTAACaaatgatagttttttttttttttaagtgatacTTTAAGTTTTTCAAGCGATAATTTAAGATTTTTCAAGTGATAATTCAAGTATTCCGAGTGATAGTTTAATTTTTCAAGTGAAAGCTCAAGTTTTCAAATGATAAAGTAACAAGAACACTGCTTtgtcaatatgaaaaaaaaaaaaaaaaaaaaacgcacaagAACCAGACTAATAATTTTATGTGGCGAGCTTTAACAGACCAGACAAATTCatggatagggatgacaggtgggaATAGACAGGTATGCTtattacagggactgccacgtgtcgCAATGATGGTTTCTTGTGGCTTCCTTTATCTTCTGATGTTCTTACGCTATAATGCTGTACGACTGAGTTTTCACGCCGCCCTAGTCTGTTCGCATATCTGTACTTGGTCCGGTTGAACACAGCATGAGCCGTTACTGACAACAGGtgagaaatgaaagatgaacaCATGAATGGACATAAATTGTAGCTCCCCGAaggcagctaaaggattttagacccgcacggtgacgcgaatcgtttattgcattcggTCAAACCAGAAgacatacaaaataaacacaagacgTGCATAGCACTGCTAACCACTGAGTACTGTATCAACCTAACGCATCACTAATCACGCAGTATGACAATTAGGGCAGTCGACCCCtcgtaatacagatgtggaactcaCGTGTTTGGTGTCTTTaggaggcctgtcaccaagcaacacctgctTATTGTATATTGTAGTGGTCTGATCTTTCCTGAAGTAGTCACACAGGAACGTGGTGGAGGTACAAAGGGATCTGTCCCTCCGGGCTTTGTCCCTGCTGGCCCTCGGCGCCTCACGCCTGCACGTCTTACCCTTAGGTCAGCGATAGTTCACCCCTCCCACATGTCACCGTCCCTCCTCATCTCGCTTTACTGCTGCGTCCACGCGTGACGCTTCTCCCAGTAATCACGAGCCTCACTACCACAGTGTAGCCACACCTTACATCTTCACCACTCTCATTCTCAGTTTCATTACATCTCTCATTTACTTAACTTTCATAGCATCAGAACTTAATATACTAGTTCACTTTAACTTTCGTAACACAGAACATGTTATTTAGCATACATATTTGTCTTGTCTTTACACCTATTTCTTCCATCGTTACTTCCATAAACATAAATAGTTAGTGAGTTATGTACGTTGAATGTCCCCGTTGTGTGTGCAGACAAGATACAGTGTTACTCAATGCAAACACAATAAGTAGGACAGTTTGATACCAGTAAATAGCTCACAATAACACTTACAATTCTACAAGGACACACGCGGCAGTAACTAATATATTAAAatttaagaaagtaaaaaaaaaaacacgctagggaagactgtgtatgtgtgtgtgtatgtctgtgtgtgtgtgtgtgtgtgtgtgtgtgtgtgtgtgtgtgtgtgtgtgtgtgtgtgtgtgtgtgtgtgtgtgtaataataataataataataaacggtttattatttaggcagttaacaaactgaaaatgtacatagggggtggggaaaaacttaacattaatcctaaaggtaagtatACTGCGTACTATAAAATATGTATTCTTTGGAAATTTGTCAATACACTAACTAACTagctgtgcgtgcgtgtgtgtgtgtgtgtgtgtgtgtgtgtgtgtgtgtgtgtgtgtgtgtgtgtgtgtgtcgccagcCACCCGCCAACGACGTTCCGTAACAAGTGTGGCCATGGACAGTCACCGCCACACTCAGACAGTCGTGTGACAATTGGGGTGACGGGAAACATCAGCGTTACGTATTGCAACGCGGCCACACCGAGCACCATACTCTGAAAcgcctctgcgccgcacctccactacattcaaaaagcTCTATACAGTTGAAGTGTGACCGGTTGCTGAGGATATTTttacaggttaacaagatttctacattatcaacaggagaagcactTTTGTAAACGCggttaatcatctttgtggcctttgaaaatactcgtggtgagagagcaaagtgttccTGAATACGGAGCCAAGCTGGGTTCTGCTGGTTGGTGCAGGAGGGTGCCAGTAtcagcctcccctcctcccatccctgcAGCTTCATCCACTATTTGAGACACGACCTTAAGAGcataagataagagaaaagtttCCAAAACCCAGTGCTGATTCAGACCAGGTACAGACACGCAGACGACCACCGTGGCATCACTCACTCGTTCAACATCAGAACCCCGGTAAATAAGGAATGGCGCAAGAGAACattaagcctacacgtggcagtccctgtagaaaATATACctgtacctatttccacctgtcattcccCAAACCCACGTGGCAGGACCTGTACAAGGCAAATACTCGTGCAAATACTGGTAAATCTATCTTCATTTAACATCCCTGTCTGTAAGGTTATCTTATCTCTTAAAGGTTATGTacacctccaccactccacgCCGCCGCCTCCCCTCCACGGGGTCAAGGGTCAAGGAGGTGCGGGTGATTAGTGCGTCCAGGCGTCACGAACCCTGCTGGCGCCGTcacagaggaacacaaaggaagaacaaacagcgaCGTGCGTTCTGTTGTTCCTTGTGGGAGTATTggtgattatttatttacttatttattttttagttatatGAAGAGAAGTTTGGGCAAGGtacagggaaagagaagaagaagaagaagaagaagaagaagaagaagaaaaagaagaagaagaagaagaagaagaagaagaagaagaagaagaagaagaagaagaagaaaggataactCATAACGCTATTCTCTcctaaaaaatgataaatgaataagtaagtgaataaataaacagcaggAGAGGAATGATTTAGTTGATCGGTTTATTTTCCCAGGTGTCTTGATGCTCCCCCACGCTACACTGTCTTAAATGAAGTAACAAGTGCAGGCTAGCGAAGGCGGAGACTCCTCGTCACGCTGGTCTGGCTGTCCCGAGTCCTGCCACACATCACGCCCaaggaccacattctgaaacacttctgcgcagcacctccactgcattcaaaaggctctatatAGTTAAAGTTGTATGgattttaaaggatgtttttgcgCTTCTAGAggcagattaacaaaatttctacatttttaacaggagaaacactcttgagaacccggttaatcgtATCTCTAGGCTTTGacaatagtcgtggtgagagagcagagcgtttcagaatgcagGCCTTTTAAATACGTTACCTGGATTTTTAAGGCGtttctacggttctagtgacagattaacaagatttctacattaataataggaaaaacgctcttgagaatccgtctaatcttctctgcAACCTTggaaagtagtcgtggtgaaagagccaagcgtttcagaacaccagTCAAAGTCTTCCCGTTGTTACTCTGTTGTTCCTCGTACGCAGCTGCTGACGCGCCCTCACCTTATCGCCGCCAGGTCGCTGTGTCTGGCGGGGAGTTGCGCTGCGATGCTTGGAGAGTAACGCGACACTTCTGCCTGGCCTGAAGTGGGAGAGTGGCGGGGAGCGAGAGTGATGGAGTGGGGCGGCGCGGGgtggggagggatgggatgCTCCTTCCTGCCCCGTGGCCCGTCCCGCCAGGGACTGATAAGCCTCGGGTCagcttatcaccaccaccaccgccaccaccaccaccaccagtactgtcTCCGTGCCCCGTGCTGTGTAACATAATGTGTCGCGCGGTGAAAAACTTCctccagtctttttttctttcacactcgCACAGTTAAACGATAGTTCCCTTAACAACTTCAACAGATTTTTAgatactttattttcattttatctatttttaatttatctatcttttgttattataatctcttattttattttgtagtcTTAAAGAGATAAAATTGAcctccacactctctctctctctctctctctctctctctctctctctctctctctctctctctctctctctctctctctctctcttcacgcaCAGTCGCAGTTTTCGCAACGATGAGACAAGACACGAAGGAGAACTATAGCAACCCGTATCTTCCCAGTGCCCTCCACGCCTCGCGCCAGGCTCGGGTCTGCTGCTGCGCGTCTCTGGCACCACAGCGCGACCACACAGTACCATTGGTTTGCCAACACGCCACGCACACACTAATAGCAAGGAAAATCAAGGAGGGGTAACATGTAGGAGGCATTTCTAGGCATGACTGGTGTAAACAACACCGTCATGGTAACTGTTACTCAGGTGAGTGAGCACCCCCCCTGCTCCCTGCACGCCCCACCCCCGCTCCGCCCCCGCCCTGATGAGGTTCGCATAGCCTATCTGTCTGGATCAGCACCACTGATACACGTTATCTCAGACAATGCCATGATGCTCCCGGTACAGCCCTCCGCGATAGTGTTCTCTTGGCGGCGCCCCGCGACACAGTCACCGCGGCAGCATGGGGAAGGCGGTAGCgtgggtggtggcggcggtagtgCTGTGCGTCGCGGGGCGGGGGGCGGGGTTTCGCCTGCTGGTGCATCCCAGCGGGCAGTGGAAAGTGCCTGAGGACACGCTGCACAACCTAACGGTGTCCCTCAGCCTCAACGCCAGCGAGGCGGAGTGGGCGCTGCAGGGCGAGGCGGGggctgtggtggaggtggtggcctTGCACCGCGACTCGTGGCGGCTGGACTGGCAGATTCGCGCGGCGCAATTCTCCCCGCAGGAGGCCGCGGAGGGCGTGAACAAGACCCTCACCTTCTCAGGCTACTACTGGGGCAGGACGCACGTGGGCCTGTTCCTCACCCGCAACGACCTGCACCTCACACCCGAGGCGCCCCCGCAGCAGGACTGGAGCCCGCACGACGCCTGGGGCGACCTGCACGTGGCCCTGGGGGATGCAAACACCACCGTGGGCGACCTGCAGCCCAACGTCAACCTCACCCTGCTCAACGAGATAGAAGTGAGTGCCCAGCCACGACCCGCCCCTCGCCATGACCATCCACACTACGCCCATCTGCCCGCACCACACTTCCCTTCACTACACCCTCTTCACCACATGTAGCCTCACCACAACTATCAACCTTCACCACACCTGTCAGCCCTCAACACACCTTCTccttccaacacacacctgccccacacttcccctccccacacaaCTACCTTTCCCaacacttcccctcaccacaactcccccactccccacacacctcccctccccatctctcgcCCCTTCACGACAGATCACCGTGGACCGTTCAGTGCACGTGTTCGAGACGGTGTTCATCGCCCTGGGCTCCTGCTTCTTGCtgatcaacaacatcaacatggGGGCCCAGCTGGACCTGCGCGTCATCCGGGACGTGCTGCGGCGCCCCCTGGGTCCCATCTGCGGTTTCATCTCCCAGTTTGCCTTCATGCCGTTggtaaggatgtgtgtgtgtgtgtgtgtgtgtgtgtgtgtgtgtgtgtgtgtgtgtgtgtgtgtgtgtgtgtgtgtgtgtgattcacctacggtcgtctgatgtgtgtgtgtaataataataataataataataataataataataatattaataataataataataataataataataataataataataataataataataatattaataataataataataataataataataataataataataataataataataataataaacggtttattatttagatagttaacaaacagaaaatgtacagaggaagtggggaaatacttaacattatagtgtgtgtgtgtgtgtgtgtgtgtgatccgtCTTAGATGCCACTCACGAAGATTCTCTAGTGCTGATTTTCTCTTAaataaacaccattaaaaattctccagtctgacctaacctaacgtaacctagccATCCTAAACCCTCCAATctgatgtaacctaacctaaccttaacttaacctaacctaatttagtGACCTATATAATTAACATTTGACacacttaacctatcctaaatAGCTAACTTAATCTACTATAATCTACgaataacttaaccaaacctaacgtaactaatTACCtaactaacataacctaactaactAGCTACCTAACTAACTTGCCCTCTTCTAACCTCAGAGAAGCAtaatctaactttacctaacctattttaagtaacaaataaatcaatccctcctcaggattcccctaagcgaaggtgcctctggcgttttgcctctgctacttggggggacctgaggaggtattttgctgattttccttggaatgactactgcttccgtgtcagagacccgtctttgtgtgctgagcgcataacagaggtgatagtgtctggcatggaggcatacattcctcactctttttctcgtcctaaaccttctaaaccttggtttaacacagcttgttctcgtgctatacatgatagagaggtggcccacaaaaggtacttaagccttccatcaccagaatctcatgcactttatatttctgcccggaaccatgccaagtctgttctccaactagccaaaaactccttcattaacagaaaatgtcaaaacctttcaagatctaactcccctcgtgatttctggcatctagccaaaaatatctccaataactttgcttcttcttctttccctcctctacttcaaccagatggcaccactgctatcacatctatttctaaagctgaactctttgctcaaacctttgctaaaaactctaccttggacgattctgggcttgttcctccctctcctccaccctctgactacttcatgccacctattaaaattcttcgcaatgatgttttccatgccctcgctggcctaaaccctcggaaggcttatggacctgatggggtccctcctattgttctccgaaactgtgcctccgtgcttgcaccttgcctagtcaaactctttcagctctgtctgtcaacatctacctttgcttcttgctggaagtttgcctacattcaacctgttcctaaaaagggtgaccgttctaatccctcaaactaccgtcctattgctttaatttcctgcttatctaaagtttttgaatctatcctcaacaggaagattcttaaacatctatcacttcacaaccttctatctgatcgccagtatgggttccgtcaaggccgctctactggtgatcttctggctttccttactgagtcttggtcatcctcttttagagattttggtgaaagttttgctgttgccttggacatatcaaaagcctttgatagagtctggcacaaagctttgatttccaaactaccctcctacggtttctatccttttctctgtaacttcatctcaagtttcctttctgaccgttctattgctgctgtggtagacggtaactgttcttctcctaaatctattaacagtggtgttcctcagggttctgtcctgtcacccactctcttcttattattcattaatgatcttctaaaccaaacttcttgtcctatccactcctacgctgatgataccaccccgcacttttccacgtcttttcatagacgtccaacccttcaggaggtaaacatatcacgcagggaagccacagaacgcctgacttctgatctttctaaaatttctgattggggcagagcaaacttggtattgttcaatgcctcaaaaactcaattcctccatctatcaactcgacacaaccttccagacaactatcccctcttcttcaatgacactcaactgtccccctcttctacactgaacatcctcggtctgtcctttacttataatctgagctggaaacttcacatctcatctctagctaaaacagcttctatgaagttaggtgttctgagacgtctccgccagtttttctcaccccccccagctgctaactctgtacaagggccttatccgtccatgtatggagtatgcttcacatgtctgggggggttccactcgtactgctcttctagacagggtggaatcaaaagcttttcgtctcaagtcctctcctctaactgactgtcttcagcctctctctcaccgccgcaatgttgcatatctagctgtcttctaccgctattttcatgctaactgctcttctgatcttgctaactgcatgcctcccctccttccgcggcctcgctgcacaagactttcttctttctctcacccctattctgtccacctctctaacgcaagagttaatcagtattctcaatcattcatccctttctctggtaaactctggaactccctgcctgcttctgtatttccatcttcctatgaattgaattccttcaagagggaggtttcaagacacttatccatcaatttttgaccactgctttgacccttttatgggactggcatttcagtgggcatttttttattagatttttgttgcccttggccagtgcccttcctacataaaaaaaaaaaaaacttaaccaaacctaacctaacctaaccgagccGAGAAGagcgaagggaaaagaagagagaaggggaaggtctgaagaggagaataaatgaagggggaaaaaaaggaagaaagaagacaataaaCCTTATcttcccctgcctcctcctgacaCTTCCCAAAATAACTCCCCATCATTATCAACTTCCACAATGTAATCcaacctaaagaaaaaaaaaaaaaagagaagatataaaaagtgagaaggaataaatagcagataaaaacgaaaagaacaaagaaaaagaacaatacacatattttcttcctccatctcatccttcccttcctcctttcactccttATCTTctaatctctcctcttcctcctcctctccccttccccaatCATCTTCAAAGTACTTGCTATCTCCTAAAAATAGTTTACGTCCACCTGTGCCCTCTAATCACCAATCAATCACCAAttactcccccctcccccctcgccCGTCCCCTCATGCCGCCACTGCTGCATACCTTGAGCCATTCCCCCCGACCCCCCATCCCTTACCCCTCcccgccaggtgtgtgtgtgtgtgtgtgtgtgtgtgtgtgtgtgtgtgtgtgtaggtgggtggaaGTGTGCTAGGATGATAAGaggtgtatgagtgtgtgtctcctcctcctcctcctcctcctcttcttcctcctccacctcttcttattctttctcttcttcgtcctcctgaAGGTCATATGAGTAAAAGTAAAGAAGGGGgtgggtaatgttgtttcgaTTACGtttaaatgctctctctctctctctctctctctctctctctctctctctctctctctctctctctctctgcaatcctcttccattacttctctctcctttccttcctcttccttctccttatccttcttctatcctctctttcatcttccttatccttcttccctttactctcaccaatccttcccttctctctctctgcttctcttacttctccctctccatACCATTCCTTTTATCATCTTTCACTCTCtgtattcttcattcttctcccttttcgattccctctaccctctccctctcacttctccctacctccctccttcagtcAACTTTCGCGATGGGTTACTTCTTCTTCACGGACCCGCTTTACCGCCTGGGCATCTTTACGCTAGGCTGCAGTCCCGGGGGCATGATGTCTAACTTCTGGACACTCATGTTTGGTGGGGACATCAACCTCTCTATCACCATGACCGCCGTGTCAACCGTGGCTGCAATGGGTAAGTCCCCCCATTGATTGTATATGGATGAgagcttccgttttctttttgcttgcgttttctgactatgtgtgtgtgtgtgtgtgtgtgtgtgtgtgtgtgtgtgatcatttTCTTTGGTTGGGTCTTAGGTGTTTGTTAAttcatctcttattttctgTTGCTTCtcgtctttctatttatttattcattttattttttgttctgcgagtcttctgtttttttttttcttttctttgatttgatttattttgatttttttttttttggggggaagggcAGTGTGgtg is a window from the Scylla paramamosain isolate STU-SP2022 chromosome 11, ASM3559412v1, whole genome shotgun sequence genome containing:
- the LOC135104873 gene encoding ileal sodium/bile acid cotransporter-like; protein product: MGKAVAWVVAAVVLCVAGRGAGFRLLVHPSGQWKVPEDTLHNLTVSLSLNASEAEWALQGEAGAVVEVVALHRDSWRLDWQIRAAQFSPQEAAEGVNKTLTFSGYYWGRTHVGLFLTRNDLHLTPEAPPQQDWSPHDAWGDLHVALGDANTTVGDLQPNVNLTLLNEIEITVDRSVHVFETVFIALGSCFLLINNINMGAQLDLRVIRDVLRRPLGPICGFISQFAFMPLSTFAMGYFFFTDPLYRLGIFTLGCSPGGMMSNFWTLMFGGDINLSITMTAVSTVAAMGMMPFWMFTLGQKLTQGASMQVPYGNLVISLISLTVPIGMGVGLRAWRPKWADKGAKIIKPFTLVVILLFMSFWFYSSYKVFAMMNWQMAVAGFLVAGLGFGLGATLAMAFCLPRTQVIAISIETAFQNGGVVFILLKLSLPSPDSDLAALPAMATMLQIGPPMILFYAVLTLLRRYCGCCPVKVDQEKAVPADEKHMEAAESERDPGVSLQVRQEYFHGLRH